The following are encoded together in the Capsulimonas corticalis genome:
- a CDS encoding glycosyl hydrolase family 95 catalytic domain-containing protein: MQESCLLAAYFTPMEYRPIVFAVAAALLAGGCHDASSPAPGNSPPPSAAEAANQQFLNRGTYDPWILKSPGGSGVAPLYLSDGRKAYLVDSGGKPNQKFVAGGYVNNALQGGAPEKEAAAQGQAGSFVQTLNLRTGALTTQTPSGAVTLSLPGFQPRDWAGVWDQSDIAIDGDPEAQQVVHSNLFYLLSSTYPGSDHSIPPMGLSSSVYQGHIFWDAEIWMFPALIAQHPDLAKSVINYRFARLEQARKNAAHHKFAGAEYPWESAVSGEEVAPEEFSHERHITADVAYAAWQYYLWTGDKNYLREEGWPILQATAQYWASRVTKDGDGSYHIRQVMPPDETAGVVDDDAYTNGAARYNLNAATAAAGALGLSADPKWADIADALITLSDADRGIPAEHAGDITDRFSAKQADTLLLVHPLNEKFDAATTGKMLDFYATHTIKTGPAMTSCIHSIVASELDRGSEALEYFRESYRPFMRGPWNAFSEKRTTNNVYFHTGMGGSLQAVLYGFAGLQVRTKGQGGPGIRLAGDNDVSLCANPHLPPGWTHLTIKGVRFHGQMLDIDINSKNEASVTRRNT, encoded by the coding sequence ATGCAGGAGTCTTGCCTGCTGGCCGCGTATTTTACTCCCATGGAGTATCGTCCGATTGTTTTCGCCGTCGCCGCCGCGCTTCTCGCGGGCGGCTGTCATGACGCTAGTTCGCCGGCGCCGGGGAATTCCCCTCCGCCGTCCGCTGCGGAAGCCGCCAATCAGCAGTTTTTGAACCGTGGGACATACGATCCCTGGATCCTGAAATCGCCCGGCGGATCCGGCGTCGCCCCACTGTATCTGTCCGATGGACGCAAGGCTTACCTGGTGGACAGCGGCGGCAAGCCGAACCAGAAGTTCGTCGCCGGCGGCTACGTCAACAATGCCCTGCAGGGCGGCGCGCCGGAGAAGGAAGCCGCCGCGCAGGGCCAGGCGGGATCGTTTGTGCAGACGCTCAATCTGCGCACGGGCGCGCTGACGACGCAGACGCCGTCCGGGGCCGTGACGCTGTCTTTGCCCGGCTTTCAGCCGCGCGACTGGGCCGGCGTATGGGACCAGTCGGACATCGCGATTGACGGAGACCCGGAGGCGCAGCAGGTCGTCCATTCGAACCTGTTTTATCTGCTCTCCTCAACGTACCCAGGCAGCGACCATTCCATACCCCCGATGGGATTGTCCAGCAGTGTCTATCAAGGGCATATCTTCTGGGACGCGGAGATCTGGATGTTCCCCGCGCTGATCGCGCAGCATCCGGACCTGGCGAAGTCGGTGATCAACTACCGCTTCGCGCGTTTAGAGCAGGCGCGCAAGAACGCCGCGCATCACAAGTTCGCGGGCGCGGAGTATCCGTGGGAAAGCGCGGTGAGCGGAGAGGAAGTGGCGCCGGAGGAGTTTTCACACGAGCGGCATATTACCGCCGATGTGGCGTACGCCGCATGGCAGTACTATCTTTGGACCGGAGATAAGAACTATCTGCGCGAAGAAGGCTGGCCGATCTTGCAGGCGACCGCGCAGTATTGGGCGTCGCGCGTGACCAAGGACGGAGACGGCAGCTATCACATTCGCCAGGTGATGCCGCCGGATGAAACGGCGGGAGTGGTGGATGACGATGCTTACACCAACGGGGCCGCGCGCTACAATCTCAACGCCGCGACGGCCGCCGCCGGGGCGCTGGGCCTGAGCGCCGACCCGAAATGGGCGGATATCGCCGACGCGCTGATCACGCTGTCGGACGCGGACCGGGGTATTCCGGCGGAGCATGCGGGCGACATCACGGACCGTTTCTCCGCCAAGCAGGCCGATACGCTGCTGCTGGTGCATCCGCTGAATGAAAAGTTTGACGCCGCCACGACCGGCAAGATGCTCGATTTCTACGCCACGCACACCATCAAGACCGGCCCGGCGATGACCTCCTGCATCCACAGCATCGTCGCGTCCGAGCTGGACCGGGGCTCCGAAGCCCTGGAGTATTTCCGAGAATCGTATCGCCCGTTCATGCGCGGGCCGTGGAACGCTTTCTCTGAAAAACGCACCACGAACAATGTCTACTTCCATACCGGCATGGGAGGATCGCTGCAGGCGGTTCTCTACGGTTTCGCCGGCTTGCAGGTTCGGACAAAGGGCCAGGGCGGCCCTGGGATACGATTGGCGGGTGACAACGACGTCTCGCTTTGCGCAAATCCGCATCTGCCTCCGGGCTGGACGCACTTGACTATCAAGGGCGTTCGGTTCCACGGCCAGATGCTGGATATTGATATCAACAGCAAAAACGAGGCGTCGGTCACCCGCCGGAACACTTGA
- the mnmE gene encoding tRNA uridine-5-carboxymethylaminomethyl(34) synthesis GTPase MnmE yields MTPSLDDTICSLATPPGVGGIGVIRISGPAAFAVADAVTRRPRSVPSASFAGHTLHRADVLAQDGSVIDDVLLAIFHAPRSYTGENVVEVSAHGGPVPLRRILSRLLTHGARLAQPGEFTQRAFLNGKMDLAQAEAVGDIIAARTDEALALARSQQSGRLSSEVAEIRHVILGVMARIEASIDFPEDVGELDTDLCEREIQDAQARIARLLATADRGILVREGLKMVLAGRPNVGKSSLLNALLRVSRAIVTPIPGTTRDTLEESVNIRGIPVRAVDTAGVRDTDDLVEKLGVERSMESLRGADLVLLILDAAVGETDEDRALRAQLGSTPHVIVWNKCDLQTPENAGPDDARVSASTGEGIEALEETIAHRALSGGVIDTGSAGAVISHSRHRHALEAAQARLDDALATLRGHMPADFISIDVRGALLSLGEVTGETATEDIIHEIFSRFCIGK; encoded by the coding sequence GTGACACCTTCTTTAGACGATACGATCTGTAGTCTCGCCACGCCTCCGGGCGTCGGCGGCATCGGCGTGATCCGCATCAGCGGCCCGGCGGCGTTCGCCGTGGCCGACGCCGTGACGCGGCGGCCACGGAGCGTTCCAAGCGCTTCTTTCGCGGGACATACCCTGCATCGCGCGGACGTGCTGGCGCAGGACGGCTCGGTGATCGACGACGTTTTGCTCGCGATTTTCCACGCTCCCCGCTCCTATACCGGCGAAAACGTCGTGGAAGTTTCCGCCCACGGCGGTCCGGTCCCGCTTCGACGCATCCTGAGCCGCTTGCTCACCCACGGCGCGCGCCTGGCGCAGCCGGGCGAGTTCACGCAGCGCGCCTTTCTTAACGGCAAGATGGATCTGGCGCAGGCGGAGGCCGTCGGAGATATCATCGCCGCACGGACCGATGAGGCGCTGGCGCTGGCGCGCAGCCAGCAATCGGGGCGGCTGAGTTCGGAGGTCGCCGAAATCCGTCATGTGATCCTGGGAGTGATGGCGCGGATCGAAGCGTCAATCGACTTTCCCGAGGATGTCGGGGAGCTGGATACGGATCTCTGTGAGCGCGAGATCCAGGACGCGCAGGCGCGCATCGCTCGCCTGCTCGCCACGGCGGATCGCGGCATCCTGGTGCGGGAAGGCTTGAAGATGGTTCTCGCCGGGCGCCCCAACGTCGGCAAATCGTCGCTGCTGAACGCCCTGCTGCGGGTTTCCCGCGCCATCGTCACTCCGATACCCGGCACGACGCGCGATACGCTGGAGGAAAGCGTCAACATCCGGGGCATCCCCGTGCGCGCCGTGGATACCGCCGGCGTCCGGGACACCGACGACCTGGTCGAGAAGCTCGGCGTCGAGAGATCCATGGAAAGCCTGCGCGGCGCCGACCTCGTGCTGCTCATTCTGGACGCCGCCGTAGGCGAAACCGACGAGGACCGCGCCTTGCGCGCGCAGCTCGGAAGCACGCCGCACGTCATTGTCTGGAACAAGTGTGATCTTCAGACTCCGGAAAACGCCGGCCCGGACGACGCCCGCGTTTCGGCTTCGACAGGCGAGGGGATCGAAGCGCTCGAAGAAACCATCGCCCATCGCGCCCTTTCCGGCGGCGTGATCGACACCGGCTCGGCGGGAGCCGTGATCTCGCACTCGCGCCACCGCCATGCCCTGGAAGCCGCGCAGGCGCGCCTGGACGACGCGCTGGCGACCCTGCGCGGCCACATGCCCGCCGACTTCATTTCAATCGACGTGCGCGGAGCGCTGCTGTCCCTCGGCGAAGTGACGGGCGAGACCGCGACGGAAGACATCATCCACGAAATCTTCTCGCGCTTTTGCATTGGGAAGTGA
- a CDS encoding glycoside hydrolase family 16 protein, giving the protein MRTKRPTALTLFQVGVATVLLFSTSHGVSAKPKRVKEPAPIAGQRYHLVKNWDFGSAITNRAQLDAEFFTRFIYNDGKLDTLNDEWERYRDNNNHVFADGELKLTARAVDGLKSGGIESGMLRSKWTGKYGYYECCMKVPKGRGMWPAFWINPQVGWPPEIDVLEIVDNGRDSTTNSFHYVHGKNKDNADLETKLDKWGTYRPGFDYSDDFHTFAVLWTPDMVDHYVDGVRVAHRRFSWTHDDGSDGGPAHVLLNLAVGGSWPGPPQSADEFPAELAVKYIRVWQAD; this is encoded by the coding sequence TTGCGCACAAAACGTCCGACAGCATTGACGCTTTTCCAAGTGGGCGTCGCCACCGTCCTGCTCTTTTCCACATCCCATGGCGTTTCGGCGAAGCCCAAGCGCGTCAAGGAGCCAGCGCCCATCGCGGGGCAGCGCTACCATCTCGTCAAGAACTGGGATTTTGGGAGCGCGATCACCAATCGAGCGCAGCTGGACGCCGAGTTCTTCACCCGTTTTATCTACAACGACGGCAAACTCGATACGCTGAACGACGAATGGGAGAGATATCGCGACAATAACAACCACGTCTTCGCCGATGGAGAATTAAAACTCACCGCGCGCGCGGTGGATGGCTTGAAGTCCGGCGGGATCGAGAGCGGCATGCTGCGCTCCAAGTGGACTGGGAAATACGGCTATTACGAATGCTGCATGAAGGTCCCGAAAGGCCGGGGCATGTGGCCGGCCTTCTGGATCAACCCGCAGGTCGGCTGGCCACCCGAAATCGACGTCCTGGAGATCGTGGACAACGGCCGCGACTCTACAACGAACTCATTCCATTACGTCCACGGCAAGAACAAAGACAACGCCGACCTGGAAACGAAACTCGACAAATGGGGAACCTACCGCCCCGGCTTCGACTACTCCGACGACTTCCACACCTTCGCCGTCCTCTGGACCCCCGACATGGTGGACCACTACGTCGACGGCGTCCGCGTCGCCCATCGCCGCTTCTCCTGGACCCACGACGACGGATCCGACGGCGGCCCCGCCCACGTCCTCCTCAACCTCGCCGTCGGCGGCTCCTGGCCCGGCCCGCCGCAAAGCGCGGACGAATTTCCGGCGGAGCTGGCGGTGAAGTATATTCGGGTATGGCAGGCCGACTAG
- a CDS encoding J domain-containing protein, whose protein sequence is MSSMPDRLYKVAKAYLDAARGRLEDIDAAAQEELRRALPRENTDYGRSIPAASDDPMERAAAKIAAARNAAAARREITPERYNFSTPSEDETPAAPKTASLVENAYKIIGVPLGSAFPTVEKAVVKLRERCAPDKFPAGSPEQAEARRILSRIEDAYRILQDALGVQQGRFDRLEL, encoded by the coding sequence ATGAGTTCGATGCCCGACCGTCTCTATAAGGTCGCCAAAGCCTACCTCGACGCCGCCCGTGGACGTCTGGAAGATATCGACGCCGCGGCGCAGGAGGAACTGCGCCGCGCTCTGCCGCGCGAAAACACCGACTACGGCCGCTCCATTCCCGCCGCCAGCGACGATCCCATGGAGCGCGCCGCCGCCAAGATCGCGGCCGCCCGAAACGCCGCCGCCGCCCGGCGCGAGATCACGCCGGAGCGCTACAACTTCAGCACGCCGTCCGAGGACGAAACGCCGGCGGCACCCAAAACGGCAAGCCTGGTCGAGAACGCCTACAAAATCATCGGCGTTCCCTTAGGCTCCGCCTTCCCCACCGTGGAAAAGGCGGTCGTCAAACTGCGCGAACGCTGCGCGCCGGACAAGTTCCCGGCGGGCTCGCCGGAGCAGGCGGAAGCGCGGCGCATCCTCTCCCGCATTGAGGACGCCTATCGGATTCTGCAGGATGCGCTCGGCGTACAGCAGGGTCGTTTCGACCGCTTAGAATTGTGA
- a CDS encoding potassium channel family protein has protein sequence MKRNNLYPKLTDMLRNPFVRLRLALFVGALLGAFGTAGYMGIEHYGFLDAVYMTVITLSSVGYGTVRPLDIAGEIFTIFLIVVGLGTAAWVFSTVIEVFVSEQSLAILTQRRMKRVVDSLNNHYIICGYGRIGQEISLNYSQNNVPHLVMERDPGRVEMLRENSVPFIEGDAADDETLKRAGIDRAAALIAVTPTDAVNTFIVLSARGLRPDLYIVARADSSSNEAKLYRAGASKVVSPHILGGRWMGITAINPAVTDFITAMTDADHDKFQVREFVVLSESEFAHKTFGESRLHDRSGALVVAVRRVGKGGHFLPNPADSLVLGPGDVLIAIGSPDQLKKLGALIGA, from the coding sequence TTGAAGCGAAACAACCTTTATCCCAAACTGACGGACATGCTCCGCAACCCGTTCGTGCGTCTGCGCCTGGCGCTCTTTGTCGGCGCGCTCCTCGGTGCGTTCGGCACGGCGGGGTACATGGGAATCGAGCACTACGGGTTTCTGGACGCCGTGTACATGACCGTGATCACGCTGAGCAGCGTGGGGTACGGCACGGTGCGTCCATTGGACATCGCCGGCGAAATCTTTACGATTTTCCTGATCGTCGTTGGTCTCGGCACCGCCGCCTGGGTCTTCTCCACGGTGATTGAAGTTTTCGTCAGCGAGCAATCGCTGGCTATCCTCACACAAAGGCGGATGAAGCGCGTGGTCGACAGCCTCAACAACCATTACATCATTTGCGGCTACGGCCGCATCGGCCAGGAAATCTCCCTCAACTACTCACAGAACAACGTTCCGCATCTGGTGATGGAGCGCGATCCCGGCCGCGTGGAGATGCTGCGCGAGAATTCGGTCCCCTTCATCGAAGGCGACGCCGCGGACGACGAAACGCTCAAGCGCGCGGGGATCGACCGCGCCGCCGCGCTGATCGCCGTAACGCCCACCGACGCCGTCAACACATTTATTGTTTTGAGCGCCCGGGGCCTGCGTCCCGATCTCTACATCGTCGCCCGCGCCGACAGCTCCTCCAACGAAGCCAAGCTCTATCGCGCCGGCGCCAGCAAAGTCGTCTCCCCGCACATCCTCGGCGGCCGCTGGATGGGCATTACCGCGATCAACCCCGCCGTCACGGACTTCATCACCGCGATGACCGACGCCGACCACGACAAATTTCAGGTTCGGGAGTTCGTCGTCCTCTCCGAAAGTGAATTCGCCCACAAGACCTTCGGCGAAAGCCGCCTGCACGACCGCAGCGGCGCCCTCGTCGTCGCCGTCCGCCGCGTCGGCAAAGGCGGCCATTTTCTGCCCAACCCCGCCGATAGCCTCGTCCTCGGCCCCGGAGACGTTCTGATCGCGATCGGATCGCCTGACCAGCTCAAAAAACTCGGCGCGCTGATTGGGGCGTAG
- a CDS encoding DUF2244 domain-containing protein — protein MLLQEIPGAIERPAGCNIQVTQERDAAEITIPPRRATWIDKIPTTLYVFSLFTFFYVGLVFFISKRLIIGPELNMDHGHISRYLNHYIYWLLPVWLAFEAIGWGTVYLVMRPFFTTETLRISREGVAITRAVPFSRKRSLLLRENLRGFLLRRDPQGMWGSTLALRSVGEEIEIGEFTGEAEREWLASVGNALLGRY, from the coding sequence ATGCTGCTGCAAGAAATCCCCGGCGCGATCGAGCGTCCCGCCGGCTGCAATATCCAGGTAACGCAGGAGCGGGACGCCGCCGAGATCACGATTCCGCCACGCCGAGCGACATGGATCGATAAGATCCCGACCACCCTGTACGTCTTCTCCCTCTTCACGTTTTTCTACGTCGGTCTGGTCTTTTTCATCTCCAAGCGCCTGATCATCGGCCCGGAGCTGAACATGGACCACGGCCACATCTCCCGATACCTCAACCATTACATCTACTGGTTGCTCCCCGTCTGGCTCGCCTTCGAAGCCATTGGCTGGGGCACTGTGTACCTGGTCATGCGCCCGTTCTTCACCACCGAAACCCTGCGCATCAGCCGCGAAGGCGTCGCCATCACCCGCGCCGTCCCCTTCTCCCGCAAGCGCAGCCTCCTGCTGCGAGAAAACCTGCGCGGATTTCTCCTGCGCCGCGACCCGCAAGGCATGTGGGGCAGCACACTCGCGCTGCGCTCCGTAGGCGAGGAAATCGAAATCGGAGAATTTACCGGCGAAGCCGAACGCGAATGGCTGGCGTCCGTAGGAAACGCACTGCTGGGACGGTATTAA
- a CDS encoding Gfo/Idh/MocA family protein: MSDKRKVRWGVIGTTSRVARESAIPALMRSEHAELVAVASRDAGHAAEVAAGVGPDCKAYANYDALIADDRIDAIYIPLPNSLHVGWAVEAMNHGKNVLCEQPLTVTGAEAEEMRETAQDNGVLISESFSYWYHPLQREVAKAVQSGAIGAIKLVRVSVSFLQSEWNDYRRSRTLGGGALLDCGAHGVHIARQVWGSEPLAASASAVVDPNLGIDTTTTALLEFAGGATTLLDSSFTLYSRSTYEIVGSEGAICVPKFLLGAEETCVWTLTRPDETWETHSVAATDTYEIEIDCFSRKLLGEDTPILPIENSLANARVVDAIAQSARTGLRIKIGEA, from the coding sequence ATGAGCGACAAACGAAAAGTGCGCTGGGGCGTGATCGGTACGACATCGCGCGTGGCTCGGGAATCGGCGATCCCGGCATTGATGCGCAGCGAGCATGCGGAGCTCGTCGCGGTGGCCTCGCGCGACGCCGGCCATGCGGCGGAAGTGGCGGCCGGCGTCGGTCCAGACTGCAAGGCGTACGCGAACTACGACGCCTTGATCGCCGACGACCGCATCGACGCCATTTACATCCCTCTGCCGAACAGCCTGCACGTCGGCTGGGCCGTCGAAGCGATGAACCACGGCAAGAATGTCCTGTGCGAGCAGCCGCTGACGGTCACCGGCGCGGAAGCCGAAGAAATGCGGGAGACCGCGCAGGACAACGGCGTTTTGATCAGCGAAAGCTTCAGCTACTGGTATCATCCGCTGCAGCGGGAAGTCGCGAAGGCGGTGCAGAGCGGCGCGATCGGAGCCATCAAACTCGTCCGCGTCTCCGTATCCTTCCTGCAAAGCGAGTGGAACGACTATCGCCGCAGCCGCACGCTCGGCGGCGGCGCGCTGCTGGACTGCGGCGCCCACGGCGTCCACATCGCGCGCCAGGTCTGGGGCTCCGAGCCGCTCGCCGCCAGCGCCAGCGCGGTCGTCGATCCCAATCTGGGAATCGACACCACCACGACCGCGCTGCTGGAGTTCGCGGGCGGCGCCACCACTCTGCTGGACAGCTCCTTCACGCTTTACAGCCGTTCGACCTACGAGATCGTCGGCAGCGAGGGCGCCATCTGCGTGCCGAAGTTTCTTCTCGGCGCCGAGGAAACGTGCGTCTGGACATTGACGCGCCCCGACGAAACGTGGGAAACACACTCAGTCGCCGCCACGGACACCTACGAGATCGAGATCGACTGCTTTTCGCGCAAGCTTCTTGGCGAGGACACGCCGATCCTTCCCATCGAAAACTCCCTCGCCAACGCCCGCGTCGTCGACGCCATCGCGCAAAGCGCACGCACAGGTCTGCGAATCAAGATTGGGGAAGCATAA
- a CDS encoding PspA/IM30 family protein, whose translation MFGRIWRYIKAVLGFKLDQIEDPEILLQQAQQEMREAQAKNRERAVQAITQKNNLQNLVDQTEKTIANLQAKAELALKNGDRDLARQLLVEKGQYETTLTSTKASLENVVETTEAIKVAIRREEERIRAKTAQALAMKAQWKQAQIETSINKALDGMTTDGTDAAFERAQSKISNARSESAARTELAKGRLENKIAALDDLGASTAADAELAKMEEKLGLRPASTPATTSTTPGHVTSTSEIDRQLQELEARVGGNGTGPSAS comes from the coding sequence ATGTTCGGCAGGATTTGGCGCTATATCAAGGCCGTACTCGGCTTCAAGCTGGATCAAATTGAGGATCCGGAAATTCTGCTCCAGCAGGCGCAGCAGGAAATGCGCGAGGCGCAGGCAAAGAACCGTGAGCGCGCCGTTCAGGCGATCACTCAGAAGAATAACTTGCAAAATCTGGTCGATCAGACGGAAAAGACGATCGCCAACTTGCAGGCCAAAGCAGAGCTGGCGCTGAAAAACGGCGACCGCGATCTTGCCCGGCAGCTTCTGGTGGAGAAGGGGCAGTACGAGACGACTCTGACTAGCACCAAGGCGTCGCTGGAGAACGTCGTTGAGACGACGGAAGCGATCAAGGTCGCGATCCGCCGCGAGGAAGAGCGTATCCGCGCCAAAACCGCACAGGCGCTGGCGATGAAGGCGCAGTGGAAGCAAGCGCAGATTGAGACGTCCATCAACAAGGCGCTCGACGGCATGACCACCGACGGCACCGACGCCGCCTTCGAACGCGCCCAGTCCAAGATCAGCAACGCCCGCAGCGAAAGCGCGGCGCGCACGGAACTGGCTAAGGGACGGCTGGAAAACAAGATCGCCGCTCTGGACGACCTCGGCGCAAGCACCGCCGCCGACGCGGAGTTGGCGAAGATGGAAGAGAAGCTGGGCCTGCGTCCGGCGTCCACGCCCGCCACGACTTCGACGACGCCGGGCCACGTGACATCAACCAGCGAGATCGACCGGCAGCTTCAGGAACTGGAAGCGCGTGTGGGCGGCAACGGAACCGGTCCGTCCGCCTCCTAA
- a CDS encoding pilus assembly protein TadG-related protein produces the protein MMRQTIRNRHSRQRGVVVVYTVLALVAIIAFAGWAIDVSYLYSRTTDAQKAADTAALAGAWQLAHGGSTAAAVAAATQMANQNHYSNVTVDTAYGGDPHHVHVHVSRAEPMFFGYLFHNTQEPIGASGTAAYDSFLWQQQDPTWYGRVGGFGNYAAYGPDNGATRGDAVDVKWTAIDGTFTKTTNPLYAAHGLDYQLNVPPDYAMRNGTSQVDVEIYDPDTYEGANTHGRYDETNSNTTSEKWRYTLYSDQYINGQDVQTQIATKVYGEGDADQVNTNDKWVTPSGFQFDASQYPNGTFTVNVRSDDGSGNPGTGLDENGFLLRAGPPHPALNHVTDVNTGQARPDLSDPYQTDTWDPANSANHGLTVDQLWENLYGSGAESPNVDANGNAIKNGTTMGEKTYNSFNCNRVSSSAVIQIYFGYAPANTSGDTRITFYGFDEDSGASGIYYMCDKYPGVKFIGILPTTSAGTGNGIWSDPGPQNRGVAQASTPSNTVYFPSGSYTGGNWTAYYTTGPTDNTTWYWTVNNTTGTGSPHIHLIATTPTGVY, from the coding sequence CGCCGGCTGGGCGATCGACGTGAGCTATCTGTATTCGCGTACGACCGACGCCCAGAAGGCCGCCGACACGGCCGCTCTGGCCGGCGCCTGGCAACTGGCCCACGGCGGCAGCACGGCGGCGGCGGTCGCCGCCGCGACACAGATGGCCAATCAGAATCACTATTCGAACGTGACGGTGGACACGGCCTACGGCGGCGATCCGCATCACGTCCACGTCCACGTTTCCCGCGCCGAGCCGATGTTCTTCGGCTATCTGTTTCACAACACACAGGAGCCGATCGGCGCTTCCGGGACCGCCGCCTACGATTCATTTCTCTGGCAGCAGCAGGACCCGACCTGGTATGGACGTGTCGGCGGCTTCGGCAACTACGCCGCTTACGGCCCCGACAACGGCGCGACGCGCGGCGACGCCGTCGATGTGAAGTGGACCGCGATTGACGGCACGTTCACCAAAACGACCAATCCGCTCTACGCGGCCCACGGTCTCGACTATCAACTGAACGTCCCTCCCGACTACGCGATGCGCAACGGAACGTCGCAGGTGGACGTGGAGATTTACGACCCGGACACCTATGAGGGCGCGAACACCCACGGGCGTTATGACGAAACCAATTCCAATACGACGTCGGAAAAGTGGCGCTACACCCTTTACAGCGATCAATATATCAACGGGCAGGATGTCCAAACGCAGATCGCGACGAAGGTGTATGGCGAAGGCGACGCCGACCAGGTCAACACCAATGACAAATGGGTAACGCCAAGCGGCTTCCAGTTCGACGCCAGCCAGTATCCCAATGGAACGTTCACGGTGAACGTCCGCAGCGACGACGGCAGCGGCAATCCGGGGACCGGATTGGACGAAAACGGCTTCCTGCTCCGCGCCGGCCCGCCCCACCCCGCGCTCAACCACGTCACCGACGTCAACACCGGACAGGCGCGCCCGGATCTCTCCGATCCCTACCAAACCGATACCTGGGATCCGGCGAACTCCGCCAATCACGGCCTGACGGTCGATCAGCTCTGGGAGAATCTGTACGGCTCAGGCGCCGAATCGCCGAATGTGGACGCCAATGGCAACGCGATCAAAAATGGGACGACGATGGGGGAGAAGACGTACAATTCGTTCAACTGCAACCGCGTCAGCTCCAGCGCCGTGATCCAGATTTACTTTGGCTACGCCCCGGCCAACACGTCGGGAGACACACGGATCACCTTCTACGGCTTCGATGAAGACTCGGGAGCCTCTGGGATCTATTACATGTGCGACAAGTACCCTGGAGTGAAGTTCATCGGGATTCTGCCCACCACCAGCGCCGGAACGGGAAATGGGATCTGGTCGGATCCGGGACCGCAGAACCGGGGCGTCGCGCAGGCGTCCACCCCGTCCAACACCGTCTACTTCCCCTCAGGTTCATACACCGGCGGAAACTGGACGGCGTACTACACCACCGGCCCCACCGACAACACCACCTGGTACTGGACCGTCAACAACACCACGGGAACCGGATCGCCGCACATCCACTTGATCGCGACAACGCCGACGGGGGTGTACTAA
- a CDS encoding DsbA family protein: MAQLSAPVTDQDFSRGPQDAAVTLVEYGDYDCPHCRQAYAIIEGIERQLGDRLRFVYRPFPRETRNSPGMRAAEAALAAGAQGRFWDIHRLLLAPEASLAEADLLRMPLLYPHVLKLDEDRFVRDMTDGVYAERVREYVHFGVEDGVRSTPTFFINGRRHDDYWDAETLLAAIEQAPAVV; encoded by the coding sequence ATGGCACAGCTGAGCGCGCCGGTAACGGATCAGGACTTTAGCCGAGGCCCGCAGGACGCTGCGGTGACTCTCGTGGAGTACGGCGACTACGATTGCCCCCACTGCCGTCAGGCGTATGCGATTATCGAGGGCATCGAGCGTCAGCTGGGAGATCGGCTGCGCTTTGTGTATCGGCCGTTTCCGCGTGAAACGCGAAATTCGCCCGGAATGCGGGCCGCCGAGGCGGCGCTGGCGGCAGGCGCGCAGGGACGTTTCTGGGACATCCATCGACTGCTGCTGGCTCCTGAAGCATCGCTTGCCGAAGCCGATCTTCTGCGGATGCCGCTGCTTTATCCTCATGTGCTCAAACTCGACGAAGATCGGTTCGTGCGCGATATGACCGATGGGGTCTACGCCGAGCGCGTGCGGGAATACGTGCATTTCGGAGTAGAAGACGGCGTGCGCAGCACACCGACATTCTTCATCAACGGCCGTCGCCACGATGATTACTGGGACGCCGAAACCCTCCTCGCCGCAATCGAACAGGCCCCGGCCGTTGTCTGA